From a region of the Babylonia areolata isolate BAREFJ2019XMU chromosome 25, ASM4173473v1, whole genome shotgun sequence genome:
- the LOC143299733 gene encoding uncharacterized protein LOC143299733 yields the protein MTMTKQATSPNPPPSTNLNATTSSSTSLPHDDDQQAANDTGGESLWVVLERLNHERAVYFLPAVVWVLLLMMVGVVGNVLVIYVYRRRFKRTSSNYFILTMAVFDLVACLIGLPTEVYDLMKPFTFYSEFGCKLLRATENFTIYGSVVVLVEIAFDRYFKICRPLMMVSLFKIKVLCAVAVLTAFLMAIPSSILFGINRIDTPAPGIRGYDCSISEAYRHTAFQSAYFLCLAVVFVITLVILTALYVRIWLELRRRRRMLLGDQLMGSPALCSGGVGSGGGGRAGSLGGGGGGGGGGGNGNGGGVGGGGGGGGVGSTPSKKFRVRYLPSMSEDEVMATPPPTPATAVPSRNNSATHLASLTTTFHPATSTVTTTATPTTTATTTSSTPKKSRFNGLAQQAASNMQVSRTTVVLFAVTVAFVLSFFPALAVMVVRTVIKDFDSTQSLGSLAVTKIFIKFSFINNAINPIIYSFLNVNFRRQARTVLEKVFCCFRRRRFLRLRMRMRRHHQRHNNHHNHHTYYPPLSPTAESDHSTKKEFVHL from the exons ATGACCATGACCAAACAGGCGACCTCGCcaaacccacccccttccaccaaccTCAacgccaccaccagcagcagcacctctctcccccacgACGATGACCAGCAAGCCGCCAACGACACAGGGGGCGAGAGCCTGTGGGTGGTGCTGGAGCGACTCAACCACGAGAGGGCCGTTTACTTCCTTCCGGCTGTGGTGTGGGTCctgctgttgatgatggtgggCGTGGTGGGCAACGTCCTGGTCATCTACGTCTACCGGAGACGCTTCAAGAGGACCTCCTCCAATTACTTCATCCTCACTATGGCCGTGTTCGACCTGGTGGCCTGCCTCATAGGGCTGCCCACGGAGGTCTACGACCTGATGAAGCCGTTCACGTTCTACAGCGAGTTCGGGTGCAAGCTGCTGAGGGCCACGGAGAACTTCACCATCTATGGGTCCGTGGTGGTCCTGGTGGAGATCGCCTTCGACCGCTACTTCAAGATCTGCCGGCCGCTGATGATGGTCAGCCTGTTTAAGAttaag gtGCTGTGCGCGGTGGCCGTCTTGACGGCCTTCCTGATGGCCATCCCATCCTCCATCCTCTTCGGCATCAACCGGATCGACACCCCCGCCCCGGGCATCCGTGGCTACGACTGCTCCATCTCCGAGGCCTACCGCCACACCGCCTTCCAGTCCGCCTACTTCCTCTGCCTCGCCGTCGTCTTCGTCATTACCCTCGTCATCCTCACCGCGCTGTACGTGAGAATCTGGCTGGAGCTTCGGCGTCGGCGTCGGATGCTGCTCGGGGATCAGCTGATGGGCTCTCCGGCGCTCTGCAGCGGCGGTGTTGGCAGCGGTGGTGGCGGTCGCGCTGGAAgtctcggtggtggtggtggtggtggtggtggtggtggtaatgggaatggtggtggtgttggtggtggtggtggcggtgggggtgtcGGTTCGACGCCTTCGAAGAAGTTCCGTGTGAG GTATCTCCCCAGCATGAGCGAGGACGAGGTCATGGCCACGCCACCTCCAACCCCGGCCACCGCCGTCCCCTCCCGCAACAACTCCGCCACCCACCTcgcctccctcaccaccaccttccacccaGCCAcctccaccgtcaccaccaccgccaccccgaCGACGACCGCGACAACAACCTCATCCACGCCGAAGAAGTCTCGCTTCAACGGGCTGGCCCAGCAGGCGGCGAGCAACATGCAGGTCAGCAGGACCACCGTGGTGCTCTTCGCCGTGACCGTCGCCTTCGTGCTGAGCTTCTTCCCGGCGCTGGCGGTGATGGTGGTCCGCACGGTCATCAAGGACTTCGACAGCACCCAGAGCCTGGGCAGTCTGGCCGTCACCAAGATCTTCATCAAGTTCAGCTTCATCAACAACGCCATCAACCCCATCATCTACAGCTTCCTCAACGTCAACTTCCGCCGCCAGGCGCGCACCGTCCTGGAGAAGGTCTTCTGCTGCTTCCGGCGAAGGAGGTTCCTGCGCCTGCGCATGCGCATGCGCCGTCATCATCAGCGTCACAacaaccatcataatcaccacacCTATTACCCGCCGCTGTCCCCGACGGCTGAGTCCGACCACAGCACGAAGAAAGAGTTCGTGCATTTGTGA